The sequence GACAATTTCCCAATGCTTGAACATTACCTGAATGATGTAAGACAGGACGGATATATTGAAATGGAAATTTTGGTTAAATTAAAAAAACTATGACGACGATTTCAATTCAGAAAGCTAACAAATAATTTGTGTGGGACAGCTACGCTGCCCCACAATTAGAAGTTAAGTCGTTTCGCAAGTTCGAGAGTAATTAATGAATATATTAATCATTATTGATATGCAAAAAGCATTATTTGATATTCCTCGCCTCAATAAAGAGTCCGTAATTGCTAATATAAATATGCTAAGTGATGCTATTCGAACTTCTGGTGGCAAAATCATTCACGTTCAACACAATGGTGATGAATCTGAAAATTTACAACCTTACAGTTCAGGCTGGCAAATTCTTGATGAAATTGATCAAGATAATTCTGATATTTTCATTCAAAAAACGATTTGCGATTCATTTTATGAAACTGAGTTGGCCAACGTTATTGAATCCTTAAATCCATCAAAAGTGATATTTTGTGGTTCAGCGACTGACTTTTGTGTTGATACAACTATCAGATCCGCCGTCAGTCATGACCTATCCGTTATTGTCGCATCTGATGGTCATACAACAGCTGATCGTCCACATCTCAAAGCTGAGGTAATAGTTGAGCACCATAATTGGATGTGGCAAAACTTAATTACTCCTGTGGGTGAAATTTCAGTGATAGATACAGCATCAATTCTTAAAAATTTGAGTTTCAACTATCACTAAAACGACTTAACAAAAAATTAATGTGGGACCACTTCGTGGCCCCATAATTCGAAGTTAGGTAATAAAAGCTGATTAATTGCTTGTGGTAAATTCAAGCCTTAAAGCGGCTGGTGCTGCGGGTTCAACGTTATTTACGGTTTAACTTCCGTGAATGTTGCCTCCGCGCAACACATGCGTTCGAATAAAATGTCGGCGGCAAATCTGCACGGGCCGCGGCTACGGCAACTATCAAACTTGCTGGTGTGTGTTCCTGAAGCGGCTCATCGTTTAGCCGCATTGGTATTTGCGCCCACTGCTCGTTCGTTAAATGAATATATTTGAATATTCAGCAAATTTCGCTGCATCAATCTTGTCGGCGAGTAATTCCGAACGGTTGTTTAAAGCTGGCGCAGTTGCAACATTGAAACCTGTGGCACCACTTAGCCAGTTTTGTGGTGGTTAATAAATGACTTTTTCTTTGTTCATACCTAACAAAAATTTAAAGTTGGACGTCACTACGTGCCGCCACTTAAATCGAAGTTAACCAGCCATTAGGAGTTCTGATGGGTTTTGAAGATCAAGTAAAAGAATATATTAGCAACTATGTTGAAGGACATATTATTACTAAGTCTGATATAGAAAAAACCTTCAACTATATTCTTGATGAAGAATTACGCCAACGCATAACGAAAGAGTTTTACATAGCTAAATAACTGTTCCGAAATGTAGATCACTTGGTAGGAGTAACTCGGTTTTAGTTATGCGATCATATCGTCGCCAAACTAAACAACCGCCCAAAACCGAGTTAGCGCTATGTTACCAGTTTTATCTTGTGCCGAACGCAGACGCATCGAAAAAATCATTCATAAAACCAACGATAAAGAACATGCCCGGCGCCTGACCGCCATCTTAATGTTGCATCAAGGGCATACTGTTTCCACTGTTCATCAACTAACCGCTGCGGCTCGTTCGTCAATTCAGCGCTGGCTCAGTTGGTATCAAGAATGCGGCATTCATGGCCTCGAAAGTAAACAGCGCGGGCGATTTTGTTCTTTGCCATACCAACAGATCCGACTCATCATTGAGCTGCTTATTCAGTTTTCGCCTGAAGATTTTGGTTATCAACGCTCACGTTGGAGTTCAGAATTTTTTGCATCGCTTATTCATCGTCTGTGCCCTGAACTCAACATTGCGGCTTCGACCATTCGTCGCTGGCTACCTAAAATGGGCATTGTCTGGCGCAGAGCTGCACCGACACTCCATATTCGAGACCCGCACCGAGATGAGAAAATGGCATTAATAAACAATGCATTACAAAGTCATTCCATGGACGAACCGGTTTTTTATGTTGATGAAGCAGATATCGACCTGAATCCTAAAATTGGTGCGGATTGGATGCGTCGTCATCAACAAAAACGCATTCCCACGCCAGGGAAAAACGAAAAACATTATGTTGCTGGTGCACTCAATAGTCAGACGGGCAAGGTGATTTACACCACTGGACTGAGTAAAGATTCAGATCTATTTATACAACTACTGGAAAAGCTGAAACGGCATTACCGTCGAGCGAAGAAAATTATTCTGGTCCTTGATAATTACGTGATCCACAAAAGCCAAAAAACGCAGAGATGGCTCAAGAACAATCCAAAATTTGAGCTATTGTTTCAACCTGTTTACTCGCCTTGGGTCAATCGAATTGAACTACTCTGGCGCTCAATGCACGAGATGGTCACCAGAAACCACCGATGTCGGGCGATGTGGGAATTATTGAGAAAGGTTAAGTATTTTTTGGATCATGTCAGCTCGTTTGCAACAGCAACACAGAATAAATAGGTGGAGCACAATTAGGATCAGTTATTTAGATATATCTATAAATTTTTTCAAGGTATGTCAGCAGTAGATGAGCTATTAGAAGCTCAAGTACGATTACAGGTCATTATGTATGCAAATATATATGAAGCCGTATTGCATTATATATTATTTGAGTTATACGGTGATGAGCAGATAGTGATAGACCTAAAAAATATTACTGCACCAATAGAAATATGCATACCTGAGCATAAAAAAGATAAGATTTCAAAAGCATTAGTTCATGAGGAAAAAGAAATTAAAACCTATTATATAGGCAATAAAAAACGTGAACTTACAAAAATAAGATTTGATGAAAAAGCTGATGCTGCGTATCAATTAGGCTTACTTGATGAAGAATTGAAAAATGAAGTCATAACCATTTATAACCTAAGGAATGGCATTCATCTTCATGCAGAAATACGCAAGCAAATATCATGGGATCTTGATATGTCAAAAAAAGCATACTGGCGCATTGAAAAACTTAATCAACTTGTATCAGCAAAGTTGATTGCTGACAATAAAGTGGCTGGTTAACAAAAACTTAATGTGGGACGGTTTTCAACCGCCCCATAAGTCGAAGTTATGTGTTTAGGAGATCGTTGTGACTTTATTTCAAAGATGGGATGAAACATTTGGCTGTTGGGTTAAAAATCTACCAGAAAAAGATAGCTATCTTTTTGATGAATTACAGTCAGATCACCCAATCAATGATCTTTCAAGAGAAATGCAATTCTTAATTGAAGATGTACTGAGTGAAATCATAGATAATTCGAAAATAAAATCTGGTGATTATATAATAAGTGAAATGTTGATTGAACCAAACAGTGATACATCTCAACTATGCATTAGTAAATCAAATCAATTTGGTACATCTATCGAGTTCTGTATTCATCCTAATTGCTTTTCGCTTACATCAACATTCAACAATATAAATGCTATACATGCTCAAAATGATGAATGGTGGGTGCTCTTAATATCACTATTCGATAAATATGAATGTAAATTTTTTGATTCTAATAGTCTTAGTGACTATGGCAATAAAAGCATAAAAAGAATCATAGAAAAATTATCCTCAATTAAAAGTGTCGATGATTCACATGATTTTGGTGCTCTTTGCGTTACATGTGAAAACGTCCAAGATTTAAAGGCAATTATTTCAGATGGTTCAAAAATATTTTATGTTCTTAATAAGTTAAACCATATGCTTTATAGAACAAATTACACTCGTGAAAAACGAGCTATAAGCAAACACATAACAAAAAATTAATGTGGGACCACTTCGTGGCCCCATAATTAAAAGTTATGCTTTTGGTTTTTCTATTAATTATCGGTGTTGAATTCCAGCTTTTTCAAGGATGATTCATGTCTGTATGTAAACTGAAAGGTCGCTGTCATTGCGGCAATATCACTGCCGAAATTGAACTGACTTCCCCACCCTCAACATTTAATCCTCGCGCATGTGATTGCGATTTCTGCCGTGAGCATGGCGCAGCTTACATTTCTGACCCTCAAGGTAAACTCACTATTTCTGTGAGTGAACCCTCTTTGTTAGGCCGTTATCATCAAGGCAGTGGTACTGCTGATTTTCTCTTTTGTCGTCAATGTGGCGTGTTAGTCGGTGTGTCTTTTCAACAAGCTCAAAATATTTACGCCACCATCAATGCGAATATCATCAAAGAGGCTGGTTTTGGTGATACCTGTTCTGCGTCTCCCAAGAAACTCTCCACCGCTGAAAAAATTGCGCGTTGGCAAGCGGTTTGGTTTTCTGATGTTCGCATTAACGCATAGCCTTCTTGCTGATTTATTAGCATTAGTGTCTGGTTTCATTTGCCAACAAAAGCGCCATTCGGCATCATTAACCTATGAGCATCTCCTTGCACATACTGTGGTTTTGGCATCCGGCACGTCGCAGGGCAAAAGCATGAAAGCCCGCATGAGATAAGGCTTTGAGAAAGGATTGAATTTTAAAATTCTGATCTTATTTTTACCGTAATTCTCTAAATTCTGAAACTATTTTTTCGATCAATTTGACGATCCTATCCCCCTGTGATCTTATCCTTTCTTTTGCCGGATAACTCACTATGAACGGACTCAGCCTTTTGGAGCAAATATCTATTATTCATGACTACCGTCAATCTTGGAAAACCAGCTATACCCTGGCTGATATTCTTTTTCTGACTATCACCGCCATTATTGGTGGCGCTGAAGGCTGGGAAGAAATTGCCGATTTCGGTGAAGATCATCTGGATTGGTTACGTTTATACGGTGATTTTGAAAATGGCTGTCCTTCTCATCACACCATTGCACGTGTCATGGGGATGATTTCAGGAAAACAGCTACAGACGCTATTTTGTCAGTGGATGAAAAATTGTCATAACCTGACGGCTGGTTCCGTTGTTGCCATTGATGGTAAATCGCTACGCGCCACTTATGATAAATCCAAACGTGATAACGTTATCCACATGGTCAGTGCGTTCAGTGCTCAGAATAGTATGGTCTTAGGGCAAGTAAAAACAGCCACTAAATCCAATGAGATCACTGCTGTTCCTGAACTACTGCAACTGCT comes from uncultured Tolumonas sp. and encodes:
- a CDS encoding isochorismatase family protein, whose protein sequence is MNILIIIDMQKALFDIPRLNKESVIANINMLSDAIRTSGGKIIHVQHNGDESENLQPYSSGWQILDEIDQDNSDIFIQKTICDSFYETELANVIESLNPSKVIFCGSATDFCVDTTIRSAVSHDLSVIVASDGHTTADRPHLKAEVIVEHHNWMWQNLITPVGEISVIDTASILKNLSFNYH
- a CDS encoding IS630 family transposase; protein product: MLPVLSCAERRRIEKIIHKTNDKEHARRLTAILMLHQGHTVSTVHQLTAAARSSIQRWLSWYQECGIHGLESKQRGRFCSLPYQQIRLIIELLIQFSPEDFGYQRSRWSSEFFASLIHRLCPELNIAASTIRRWLPKMGIVWRRAAPTLHIRDPHRDEKMALINNALQSHSMDEPVFYVDEADIDLNPKIGADWMRRHQQKRIPTPGKNEKHYVAGALNSQTGKVIYTTGLSKDSDLFIQLLEKLKRHYRRAKKIILVLDNYVIHKSQKTQRWLKNNPKFELLFQPVYSPWVNRIELLWRSMHEMVTRNHRCRAMWELLRKVKYFLDHVSSFATATQNK
- a CDS encoding aldehyde-activating protein → MSVCKLKGRCHCGNITAEIELTSPPSTFNPRACDCDFCREHGAAYISDPQGKLTISVSEPSLLGRYHQGSGTADFLFCRQCGVLVGVSFQQAQNIYATINANIIKEAGFGDTCSASPKKLSTAEKIARWQAVWFSDVRINA